A window of Cloacibacillus sp. An23 contains these coding sequences:
- a CDS encoding LysR family transcriptional regulator, whose translation MTAVTLLQLRYFIRVCACGGFTQAARELRVSQPSVSEAVRSLEDEFGMELLERNSRGVVPTADGEAFRREAERLVEEAEAFERRMLALAGTARTPRLGVPPMLETLVFPSLLASYRRLYPSCSIEAVENGTVTNLEMVRRGLLEAAVASSADGAPPEGCGVLELCRTRLALYLPSRHPLARRESASLAEGAELPLIMLASDTFLSRFVEERCAASGTEPRVIMRTNQLEAIRRMIEEGTAAAFLYEGVLPPSEKIRCLPVRGLPPVSTLLVWKRSGRLTASLRGLLRAAAEAFPDSREAAPLSQKSHNEMIQ comes from the coding sequence GTGACCGCCGTGACACTGCTTCAGCTTAGGTATTTCATCCGCGTCTGCGCCTGCGGCGGTTTCACGCAGGCCGCGCGTGAGCTGCGCGTATCGCAGCCCAGCGTCTCCGAGGCGGTCAGGAGCCTCGAGGACGAGTTCGGCATGGAGCTGCTTGAGCGTAACAGCCGCGGCGTCGTCCCGACGGCGGACGGCGAGGCCTTCCGGCGCGAGGCGGAGAGGCTCGTCGAAGAGGCCGAGGCGTTCGAGCGCAGGATGCTCGCCCTCGCGGGGACGGCGCGGACGCCCAGGCTCGGCGTTCCTCCGATGCTTGAGACGCTCGTCTTTCCGTCGCTGCTCGCGTCCTACCGCCGGCTGTACCCGTCGTGCTCGATAGAGGCGGTGGAGAACGGCACCGTCACGAACCTCGAGATGGTGCGGCGCGGACTGCTCGAGGCCGCCGTCGCATCGTCGGCGGACGGGGCCCCGCCAGAAGGCTGCGGCGTGCTTGAGCTTTGCCGTACGAGACTGGCCCTCTATCTCCCGTCGCGCCATCCGCTCGCGCGGCGCGAGTCCGCGAGCCTCGCCGAAGGCGCGGAGCTGCCGCTCATCATGCTCGCATCGGACACATTCCTCTCGCGCTTCGTCGAGGAGCGCTGCGCCGCCTCGGGGACGGAGCCGCGCGTGATCATGCGCACGAACCAGCTCGAGGCGATACGGCGCATGATAGAGGAAGGCACAGCCGCGGCGTTCCTATACGAGGGCGTGCTGCCGCCGTCGGAGAAAATACGCTGCCTGCCAGTGCGCGGCCTTCCGCCGGTCTCGACGCTGCTCGTATGGAAGCGGAGCGGACGCCTCACGGCCTCGCTGCGCGGCCTGCTGCGCGCCGCCGCCGAGGCTTTCCCCGATTCGCGCGAAGCCGCGCCTCTCTCACAAAAATCACATAACGAGATGATACAATAA
- a CDS encoding response regulator transcription factor, with amino-acid sequence MRILVAEDEKDLNRLIAEALEDAGYAVDRCFNGSDAMDYIDSTEYDAAVLDILMPGKSGREVVREMRARGISTPVLFLTALDGVDDRVAGLDDGADDYLVKPFAFRELLARVRAITRKYSTTKNPVLTVGDLTLDTAAHKVTRGGKEINLSAREFAVLELLMRNKGTVLSREKIENHVWSYGYEGGSNVVDVYISYLRRKIDDGFDTKLLHTARGAGWSVKEPQ; translated from the coding sequence ATGCGGATACTTGTCGCTGAAGACGAAAAGGATTTGAACAGGCTCATCGCAGAGGCGCTCGAAGACGCGGGATACGCCGTAGACCGCTGCTTCAACGGCTCGGACGCGATGGACTACATAGACAGCACAGAGTACGACGCGGCTGTGCTGGACATACTCATGCCGGGCAAAAGCGGGCGCGAGGTGGTGCGCGAGATGCGCGCGCGCGGCATATCGACGCCAGTGCTCTTCCTGACGGCGCTCGACGGCGTGGACGACAGAGTCGCGGGGCTCGACGACGGCGCGGACGACTACCTCGTGAAGCCGTTCGCCTTCCGCGAGCTGCTCGCGCGCGTGCGGGCGATAACGCGCAAATACTCGACTACTAAAAACCCCGTGCTCACGGTGGGCGACCTGACGCTCGACACGGCCGCCCACAAGGTGACGCGCGGCGGAAAGGAGATAAATCTCTCCGCGCGCGAGTTCGCCGTGCTCGAGCTGCTGATGCGCAACAAAGGGACGGTGCTGTCGCGCGAAAAGATAGAGAACCACGTCTGGAGCTACGGCTACGAGGGCGGCTCCAACGTCGTGGACGTCTACATCAGCTACCTGCGGCGCAAGATAGACGACGGCTTCGACACGAAGCTACTCCACACGGCGCGCGGCGCCGGCTGGTCGGTAAAGGAACCGCAATAA
- a CDS encoding chromate transporter: MEEEKNESPGRGEEARGAHKLWTLFKTCFIISACTFGGGMVIISMLQQKFVEELRWIEQDEVMDMVAIAQSCPGVMAVNASIIIGYRVAGTAGALLTVIGTILPPMLILTVISMFYAQFRSSTVVALLLKGMQAGVAAVMINVGATMAGGVLKDRKPLSVAMLAGASAAAVIFHIDIIAILLVCGVIGGAAAFLGARKGSAA; this comes from the coding sequence ATGGAAGAAGAAAAAAACGAAAGCCCCGGGCGCGGAGAGGAAGCCCGAGGCGCGCACAAGCTGTGGACGCTTTTTAAGACCTGCTTCATAATCAGCGCCTGCACCTTCGGCGGCGGCATGGTCATAATCTCGATGCTCCAGCAGAAATTCGTCGAGGAGCTCCGCTGGATAGAGCAGGACGAGGTGATGGACATGGTCGCGATAGCGCAGTCCTGCCCCGGCGTGATGGCGGTCAACGCCTCAATAATAATAGGCTACCGCGTCGCGGGGACGGCGGGCGCGCTGCTGACGGTGATCGGCACGATACTGCCTCCGATGCTGATACTCACCGTCATCTCGATGTTCTACGCGCAGTTCCGAAGCAGCACGGTGGTCGCGCTCCTGCTGAAGGGGATGCAGGCCGGCGTCGCGGCGGTGATGATAAACGTCGGCGCGACGATGGCGGGCGGCGTGCTGAAGGACAGAAAGCCGCTGTCCGTCGCGATGCTCGCGGGAGCCTCCGCGGCGGCGGTGATTTTCCATATCGACATAATAGCGATACTGCTCGTCTGCGGCGTCATAGGCGGCGCTGCGGCCTTCCTCGGCGCGAGAAAGGGGAGCGCGGCGTGA
- a CDS encoding PDZ domain-containing protein: MPPRPGIRPGGPPSRPMPPRPGHPGPRPLPPRPPVRPGHMPPPPPPPPRYYHRYHHWHDDWFISGLGIGLIIGALSNSGGGYSSGERDYARRAEEVRKAARETAEQQGRHLIEIIERIGPQPALYELNEYWQAQGQTTALDTSDPMRSLKVSGFQENLTIVYWIDRTLEKATVTVTAPAYNVSESVSERYRWNEPAALPATAPPHALPVKSPASGGAELGSAFKRLGFTLSEDARTPQGYLVIQSVVPATAAAYAGVKKGAALTAIDGNSTAQVSVEQLCAFIDRRASVGAAVKITVSENGKERSVRLQL, translated from the coding sequence ATGCCTCCGAGACCGGGCATAAGACCGGGCGGGCCGCCGTCCCGTCCGATGCCGCCGCGCCCCGGACACCCCGGGCCGCGTCCGCTTCCGCCGAGACCTCCGGTGCGTCCGGGCCACATGCCGCCGCCTCCGCCCCCGCCGCCGCGCTACTACCATAGGTATCACCACTGGCACGACGACTGGTTCATAAGCGGACTCGGCATAGGGCTCATAATAGGCGCGCTCTCGAACTCCGGCGGCGGCTACAGCTCCGGCGAACGCGACTACGCGCGCCGCGCCGAGGAAGTGCGAAAGGCCGCGCGCGAGACCGCGGAGCAGCAGGGCAGGCACCTGATCGAGATAATAGAGAGGATAGGCCCGCAGCCGGCGCTCTACGAGCTCAACGAATACTGGCAGGCGCAGGGACAGACGACGGCCCTCGATACGAGCGACCCGATGCGTTCGCTCAAGGTATCGGGCTTCCAGGAAAACCTGACGATAGTCTACTGGATAGACCGCACGCTGGAAAAGGCGACCGTGACGGTCACGGCCCCAGCCTACAACGTCTCTGAAAGCGTCAGCGAGCGCTACCGCTGGAACGAACCCGCCGCGCTGCCCGCGACGGCTCCGCCGCATGCGCTCCCGGTTAAGTCTCCGGCCTCCGGCGGCGCTGAGCTCGGAAGCGCCTTCAAGCGCCTCGGCTTCACGCTGTCAGAAGACGCGCGCACGCCGCAGGGCTATCTGGTGATCCAGAGCGTCGTCCCGGCGACAGCCGCGGCATACGCCGGAGTGAAGAAGGGCGCTGCGCTCACGGCGATCGACGGCAACAGCACCGCGCAGGTCAGCGTGGAACAGCTCTGCGCCTTCATAGACCGCCGCGCCTCCGTCGGAGCCGCAGTGAAAATAACCGTCTCCGAGAACGGAAAGGAGAGAAGCGTGAGACTCCAGCTCTAG
- a CDS encoding chromate transporter, giving the protein MKELLDLYLSFFKMGSVTFGGGYTMLPILKRECVEKKRWVSDEQVMDFYAVSQGLPGIIAVNVAVFIGYHVRRTAGGIAAALGCVSPCIIIISIIAAFLSNFQDNIYVKEAMTGVSICVVALILDAVLGLWKKGVKDKLGVAVCAGVFVLMEFTSVSPIPIIVGAALLGVSYKTLAAKKEAAK; this is encoded by the coding sequence ATGAAAGAACTTCTTGATCTATATCTGTCCTTCTTCAAAATGGGGAGCGTCACCTTCGGCGGCGGCTACACGATGCTGCCGATACTGAAAAGGGAATGCGTGGAAAAAAAGAGATGGGTCAGCGACGAGCAGGTGATGGACTTCTACGCCGTCAGCCAGGGGCTGCCCGGCATCATCGCGGTAAACGTCGCCGTATTCATCGGCTATCACGTCAGGCGCACGGCCGGCGGCATAGCCGCGGCGCTCGGCTGCGTCTCGCCGTGCATAATAATCATCAGCATAATAGCAGCCTTCCTCTCTAACTTTCAGGACAACATATACGTCAAAGAGGCCATGACCGGCGTTTCGATATGCGTCGTCGCGCTGATACTCGACGCTGTGCTCGGGCTCTGGAAAAAAGGCGTCAAGGATAAGCTCGGCGTCGCGGTATGCGCGGGCGTCTTCGTTCTGATGGAATTCACCTCAGTCTCGCCGATACCGATCATCGTCGGCGCGGCGCTGCTCGGCGTAAGTTATAAAACGCTCGCGGCGAAGAAAGAGGCGGCGAAGTAA
- a CDS encoding Rrf2 family transcriptional regulator has translation MKSLDYVIIITKGIYDMIMTRESDYAVRILRALSGGEKLNVGQICDVELVPIQFAYKILKKLHRGGYVEVFRGVGGGCRLAVDLDKVSLYDLLVCINENIFVNACMAPDYKCPRRDALCGECRFHSNLSELQQKFEEELKSRSIASMFK, from the coding sequence ATGAAGAGTCTCGACTATGTTATTATAATAACGAAGGGAATATACGATATGATAATGACGAGAGAAAGCGACTATGCGGTAAGAATATTAAGGGCCCTCTCCGGCGGCGAAAAGCTTAACGTCGGCCAGATTTGCGACGTTGAGCTCGTGCCTATCCAGTTCGCCTATAAAATTCTTAAAAAGCTGCATAGGGGCGGCTATGTCGAAGTGTTCAGGGGCGTCGGCGGCGGCTGCCGTCTCGCCGTCGATCTCGACAAGGTTTCCCTGTACGACCTTCTTGTGTGCATCAACGAGAACATTTTCGTCAACGCGTGCATGGCGCCGGATTACAAGTGCCCGCGCCGCGACGCGCTATGCGGAGAGTGCCGTTTTCACAGCAACTTGTCGGAGCTTCAGCAGAAATTTGAGGAAGAGCTGAAGTCCCGCAGCATAGCGTCCATGTTCAAATAA
- a CDS encoding PepSY domain-containing protein, whose amino-acid sequence MKKFVGLVAAIAVVFGITAMSAYAAQITEAQAKDIALKHAGVAADQAQFTKMKIDRDFGRVEYELEFYVGSTEYDYDIDAATGQIRQFSREEHMVAPLQNNGGAAAPQGGQGISEQKAKEIALARVPGATMNHIRKFKIDYDDGMRLYEGEIFYNFREYEFEINADTGEIVSWEID is encoded by the coding sequence ATGAAGAAATTCGTAGGATTGGTAGCGGCTATAGCGGTTGTTTTCGGAATCACGGCGATGTCGGCCTACGCGGCGCAGATTACCGAAGCGCAGGCTAAGGATATAGCGCTCAAGCACGCGGGCGTCGCGGCCGATCAGGCGCAGTTCACAAAAATGAAGATAGACAGAGACTTCGGGCGCGTGGAGTACGAGCTTGAGTTCTACGTAGGCAGCACGGAGTACGACTACGACATAGACGCGGCGACGGGACAGATACGTCAGTTCTCGCGCGAGGAGCACATGGTAGCCCCGCTCCAGAACAACGGCGGCGCGGCGGCCCCGCAGGGAGGACAGGGCATAAGCGAGCAGAAGGCCAAAGAGATAGCGCTCGCGAGAGTCCCCGGCGCGACGATGAACCACATCCGCAAGTTCAAGATCGACTACGACGACGGCATGAGGCTCTACGAGGGCGAGATATTCTACAACTTCAGGGAATACGAGTTCGAGATCAACGCGGACACGGGCGAGATAGTCTCGTGGGAGATAGACTAG
- a CDS encoding PepSY domain-containing protein encodes MKKHLGILTAAALITAAAGAEAAQITEQQAIDIALKHAGLEAGQTQFKKLKFDKERNGRSEYKLHFYAGDNEFKYEIDAVNGIVTGFSQEIGREPVYGDEKGFIGEDKAVAAALAKVPGAQPSDVKKLRLDRGEKSRTAKYKGVIFHGLKEYKFDIDARSGEFLSWEIDY; translated from the coding sequence ATGAAAAAACATTTGGGGATTCTGACCGCGGCTGCGTTAATCACGGCGGCCGCCGGCGCGGAGGCGGCGCAGATCACGGAGCAGCAGGCAATCGACATAGCGCTCAAACACGCGGGGCTCGAAGCGGGGCAGACGCAGTTCAAGAAGCTGAAATTCGATAAAGAAAGAAACGGGCGCTCGGAATACAAGCTTCATTTCTACGCGGGAGACAATGAATTCAAGTACGAGATAGACGCCGTGAACGGCATAGTGACAGGATTCTCGCAGGAGATAGGGCGCGAACCCGTCTACGGAGACGAGAAGGGGTTCATCGGCGAAGACAAGGCTGTGGCCGCGGCTCTAGCGAAGGTACCGGGCGCGCAGCCGAGCGACGTTAAAAAGCTCAGGCTCGACCGCGGCGAAAAAAGCCGGACCGCGAAGTATAAAGGCGTCATATTCCACGGCCTGAAAGAGTACAAGTTCGACATAGACGCCCGCAGCGGCGAATTTTTATCTTGGGAGATAGACTACTAA
- a CDS encoding histidine phosphatase family protein: MAENKRIYLMRHAKPELPFGGRVYYGRTDYPLSEEGREAASRVGAFLRGRIKFDALYTSGMKRAVETASLVVPEMEGTAVPELREIDLGEWDGRSYDEVRDQFREIYEKRGMKFASTAPPGGETFEELQRRAVPAFEKILAAHESGNILIVAHGGAIWSITARLFGLDLNDMFFFALDYCGISVVEPSCGRMRLVRYNWTPEAERL; this comes from the coding sequence ATGGCTGAAAACAAACGTATATATCTGATGCGCCACGCGAAGCCCGAGCTGCCCTTCGGCGGGCGCGTCTACTACGGAAGGACGGACTATCCGCTCTCGGAAGAGGGGCGCGAAGCCGCCTCTAGGGTCGGGGCGTTCCTGCGCGGCAGGATAAAGTTCGACGCGCTATACACGAGCGGCATGAAGCGCGCCGTCGAGACGGCCTCGCTCGTCGTCCCGGAAATGGAAGGGACGGCCGTTCCGGAGCTGCGCGAGATCGACCTAGGAGAATGGGACGGACGCTCCTACGACGAGGTGCGCGACCAGTTCCGCGAAATATACGAAAAACGCGGAATGAAATTCGCCAGCACCGCCCCGCCGGGCGGCGAGACCTTCGAGGAGCTCCAGCGCCGGGCTGTGCCCGCCTTTGAGAAGATACTCGCGGCTCACGAAAGCGGCAACATCCTGATAGTCGCCCACGGCGGCGCGATATGGAGCATAACGGCGCGCCTCTTCGGCCTCGACCTCAACGACATGTTCTTCTTCGCGCTCGACTACTGCGGCATCAGCGTCGTAGAGCCATCCTGCGGAAGAATGCGCCTCGTGAGATACAACTGGACGCCGGAGGCCGAACGGCTGTAG
- a CDS encoding chromate transporter encodes MILLQLFIEFFKIGLFAVGGGMATIPFLQELSQRTGWFSERFITDMIAISESTPGPIGINMATYVGFNLAGVTGGIIATLGVIVPAIVIVTLVSKSLEKFSGNKYVDYMFYGLRPAVTGLIAAAGFDVFRIAVVHIGGAAPQLSALPWGRIAYFAIILFLIRKYKKHPIVYIACSAAVGIIAAPVFM; translated from the coding sequence ATGATACTGCTTCAGCTTTTCATAGAATTTTTCAAAATAGGGCTCTTCGCCGTCGGCGGCGGAATGGCGACGATCCCGTTCCTTCAGGAGCTGAGCCAGCGCACGGGATGGTTCAGCGAGCGCTTCATCACAGACATGATAGCCATCTCGGAATCGACGCCCGGCCCGATAGGCATCAACATGGCGACCTACGTCGGCTTCAACCTAGCGGGCGTGACGGGCGGCATAATAGCGACGCTCGGCGTGATAGTCCCGGCGATAGTCATCGTTACGCTCGTCTCGAAATCGCTTGAAAAATTCAGCGGCAACAAGTACGTAGACTATATGTTCTACGGCCTGCGCCCCGCCGTAACGGGACTAATAGCCGCCGCGGGCTTCGACGTCTTCCGCATAGCGGTAGTCCACATAGGCGGCGCCGCGCCGCAGCTCTCCGCCCTTCCGTGGGGAAGGATAGCCTACTTCGCGATAATCCTTTTCCTCATCAGAAAATACAAAAAACACCCGATAGTCTACATAGCTTGCTCCGCGGCGGTAGGAATAATCGCCGCGCCGGTGTTTATGTAG
- a CDS encoding chromate transporter, whose protein sequence is MIYWQLFKTFLLLGAFSFGGGYASMELIRSRVVTLRGWLTNAEFTDIISIAEMTPGPLGINIASFVGTRTAGIPGTILATTAYVLPALAVVLIMARLYYKCRGTGGVQGVLKGLRPAVAAMVIAAAVSLTGIAWWGGVSRISLRSTNGIAVALSLAALFLLRKKKIGPVTAILGCGAAGALVYALLGVPVN, encoded by the coding sequence GTGATATACTGGCAGCTCTTCAAAACCTTCCTGCTTCTTGGCGCGTTCAGCTTCGGCGGCGGCTACGCCTCGATGGAGCTGATACGCAGCCGCGTCGTCACGCTGCGCGGCTGGCTGACCAACGCGGAGTTCACCGACATAATCTCGATAGCCGAGATGACGCCGGGGCCGCTCGGCATAAACATAGCCTCCTTCGTCGGCACGAGGACGGCGGGCATACCGGGCACGATCCTCGCCACGACGGCCTACGTCCTCCCAGCCCTCGCCGTCGTGCTGATAATGGCGCGCCTCTACTACAAATGCCGCGGAACGGGCGGCGTCCAGGGCGTGCTCAAGGGGCTGCGCCCCGCGGTCGCCGCGATGGTGATAGCCGCGGCCGTGTCGCTCACCGGCATAGCGTGGTGGGGCGGCGTATCGCGCATATCCTTGCGCAGCACGAACGGCATCGCCGTGGCTCTCTCGCTGGCGGCGCTCTTCCTGCTGAGAAAGAAAAAAATAGGCCCCGTCACGGCGATCCTCGGCTGCGGCGCCGCCGGCGCGCTCGTCTACGCGCTGCTGGGCGTGCCGGTAAACTGA